From the Equus przewalskii isolate Varuska chromosome 19, EquPr2, whole genome shotgun sequence genome, one window contains:
- the LOC103566666 gene encoding zinc finger protein with KRAB and SCAN domains 4-like isoform X2, with translation MARESKESSALDAQSAEDQMGLLVIKVEEEDASAFAEEARVRSSLVQGSEHSRQRFRGFRYPEAEGPREALSRLRELCRLWLRPEMHSKEQILELLVLEQFLTILPGDLQTWVREQHPESGEEVVVLLEYLERQLDEPMSQGSEAECQGRSHLSFLALQVPGLAAGGRCRENTVGAARLSPEPQGLLKMEDVALTLTPGWTQLDSPQVNFFRDERQNCGGLISLGGETQTKIRDLPPDEEHPEQEPGEIPCHLGEALGQISTCEAAGEQEGRLQRKQKNAAGRRRHICHECGKSFAQSSGLSKHRRIHTGEKPYECEECGKAFIGSSALVIHQRVHTGEKPYECEECGKAFSHSSDLIKHQRTHTGEKPYECDDCGKTFSQSCSLLEHHRIHTGEKPYQCNMCGKAFRRNSHLLRHQRIHGDKNVQDPDHGESWESQARMESQEGHIEAPVSYKCNECERSFTQNTGLMEHQKIHTGEKPFQCDACGKGFTRTSYLVQHQRSHIGKKILSQ, from the exons ATGGCCAGAGAATCGAAGGAAAGCTCAGCCCTGGACGCCCAATCTGCAGAGGACCAGATGGGGCTTCTGGTCAtaaaggtggaggaggaagacgCCTCTGCCTTTGCGGAGGAGGCCAGAGTGAGGAGCAGCCTGGTTCAGGGCTCGGAGCACTCCCGCCAGCGCTTCCGGGGCTTCCGCTACCCCGAGGCTGAGGGGCCCCGCGAGGCGCTGAGCCGGCTCCGGGAGCTCTGCCGACTGTGGCTGCGGCCCGAGATGCACAGCAAGGAGCAGATCTTGGAGCTGCTGGTGCTGGAGCAGTTCCTGACCATCCTGCCGGGGGACCTCCAGACCTGGGTGCGGGAGCAGCATCCCGAGAgcggggaggaggtggtggtgctGTTGGAGTATTTGGAGAGGCAGCTGGATGAGCCGATGTCGCAG GGCAGTGAGGCCGAATGCCAGGGTAGATCTCATCTTTCCTTCTTAGCTCTCCAGGTTCCTGGGCTTGCCGCGGGAGGGCGCTGCAGAGAAAACACGGTGGGAGCTGCCAggctctccccagagccccag GGGCTGCTGAAAATGGAAGATGTGGCCCTGACCCTCACTCCTGGGTGGACCCAGCTGGATTCACCTCAGGTGAACTTCTTCAGAGATGAAAGGCAGAACTGTGGCGGCCTGATCTCCCTGG GTGGTGAAACACAGACTAAGATCAGGGACTTGCCTCCAGATGAGGAACATCCAGAACAGGAGCCTGGGGAAATACCGTGCCACCTGGGTGAAGCCCTTGGCCAGATTTCTACATGTGAAGCAGCTGGTGAACAGGAGGGCAGGttacaaagaaagcagaaaaatgccGCTGGGAGGAGACGGCACATTTGTCATGAATGTGGAAAGAGTTTTGCTCAGAGTTCAGGCCTGAGTAAGCACAGGAGaatccacactggggagaaaccctatgaatgtgaGGAGTGTGGCAAAGCCTTCATCGGGAGCTCTGCCCTTGTCATTCATCAGAGGGTCCACACTGGTGAGAAGCCATATGAGTGTGAAGAATGTGGCAAGGCCTTCAGTCACAGCTCAGACCTTATCAAACACCAGAGAActcacactggggagaagccctACGAGTGTGATGACTGTGGGAAGACTTTCAGCCAGAGCTGCAGCCTCCTTGAACACCACAGAATCCACACCGGGGAGAAGCCGTACCAGTGCAACATGTGCGGCAAGGCCTTTAGGCGGAATTCACATCTCCTGAGACACCAGAGGATCCATGGGGATAAAAACGTTCAGGATCCTGACCATGGAGAGAGCTGGGAGAGTCAGGCTAGGATGGAAAGCCAGGAGGGACATATTGAGGCTCCCGTGTCTTATAAATGTAATGAGTGTGAGAGAAGTTTTACTCAGAATACAGGCCTTATGGAACATCAAAAAATCcacactggtgagaaacccttTCAGTGTGATGCATGTGGAAAAGGCTTCACCCGAACTTCGTACCTTGTTCAACATCAGAGAAGTCAcattgggaaaaaaattctgtCACAATGA
- the LOC103566666 gene encoding zinc finger protein with KRAB and SCAN domains 4-like isoform X3, whose product MARESKESSALDAQSAEDQMGLLVIKVEEEDASAFAEEARVRSSLVQGSEHSRQRFRGFRYPEAEGPREALSRLRELCRLWLRPEMHSKEQILELLVLEQFLTILPGDLQTWVREQHPESGEEVVVLLEYLERQLDEPMSQVERTALQVPGLAAGGRCRENTVGAARLSPEPQGLLKMEDVALTLTPGWTQLDSPQVNFFRDERQNCGGLISLGGETQTKIRDLPPDEEHPEQEPGEIPCHLGEALGQISTCEAAGEQEGRLQRKQKNAAGRRRHICHECGKSFAQSSGLSKHRRIHTGEKPYECEECGKAFIGSSALVIHQRVHTGEKPYECEECGKAFSHSSDLIKHQRTHTGEKPYECDDCGKTFSQSCSLLEHHRIHTGEKPYQCNMCGKAFRRNSHLLRHQRIHGDKNVQDPDHGESWESQARMESQEGHIEAPVSYKCNECERSFTQNTGLMEHQKIHTGEKPFQCDACGKGFTRTSYLVQHQRSHIGKKILSQ is encoded by the exons ATGGCCAGAGAATCGAAGGAAAGCTCAGCCCTGGACGCCCAATCTGCAGAGGACCAGATGGGGCTTCTGGTCAtaaaggtggaggaggaagacgCCTCTGCCTTTGCGGAGGAGGCCAGAGTGAGGAGCAGCCTGGTTCAGGGCTCGGAGCACTCCCGCCAGCGCTTCCGGGGCTTCCGCTACCCCGAGGCTGAGGGGCCCCGCGAGGCGCTGAGCCGGCTCCGGGAGCTCTGCCGACTGTGGCTGCGGCCCGAGATGCACAGCAAGGAGCAGATCTTGGAGCTGCTGGTGCTGGAGCAGTTCCTGACCATCCTGCCGGGGGACCTCCAGACCTGGGTGCGGGAGCAGCATCCCGAGAgcggggaggaggtggtggtgctGTTGGAGTATTTGGAGAGGCAGCTGGATGAGCCGATGTCGCAGGTAGAGAGAACAG CTCTCCAGGTTCCTGGGCTTGCCGCGGGAGGGCGCTGCAGAGAAAACACGGTGGGAGCTGCCAggctctccccagagccccag GGGCTGCTGAAAATGGAAGATGTGGCCCTGACCCTCACTCCTGGGTGGACCCAGCTGGATTCACCTCAGGTGAACTTCTTCAGAGATGAAAGGCAGAACTGTGGCGGCCTGATCTCCCTGG GTGGTGAAACACAGACTAAGATCAGGGACTTGCCTCCAGATGAGGAACATCCAGAACAGGAGCCTGGGGAAATACCGTGCCACCTGGGTGAAGCCCTTGGCCAGATTTCTACATGTGAAGCAGCTGGTGAACAGGAGGGCAGGttacaaagaaagcagaaaaatgccGCTGGGAGGAGACGGCACATTTGTCATGAATGTGGAAAGAGTTTTGCTCAGAGTTCAGGCCTGAGTAAGCACAGGAGaatccacactggggagaaaccctatgaatgtgaGGAGTGTGGCAAAGCCTTCATCGGGAGCTCTGCCCTTGTCATTCATCAGAGGGTCCACACTGGTGAGAAGCCATATGAGTGTGAAGAATGTGGCAAGGCCTTCAGTCACAGCTCAGACCTTATCAAACACCAGAGAActcacactggggagaagccctACGAGTGTGATGACTGTGGGAAGACTTTCAGCCAGAGCTGCAGCCTCCTTGAACACCACAGAATCCACACCGGGGAGAAGCCGTACCAGTGCAACATGTGCGGCAAGGCCTTTAGGCGGAATTCACATCTCCTGAGACACCAGAGGATCCATGGGGATAAAAACGTTCAGGATCCTGACCATGGAGAGAGCTGGGAGAGTCAGGCTAGGATGGAAAGCCAGGAGGGACATATTGAGGCTCCCGTGTCTTATAAATGTAATGAGTGTGAGAGAAGTTTTACTCAGAATACAGGCCTTATGGAACATCAAAAAATCcacactggtgagaaacccttTCAGTGTGATGCATGTGGAAAAGGCTTCACCCGAACTTCGTACCTTGTTCAACATCAGAGAAGTCAcattgggaaaaaaattctgtCACAATGA
- the LOC103566666 gene encoding zinc finger protein with KRAB and SCAN domains 4-like isoform X4, with protein MARESKESSALDAQSAEDQMGLLVIKVEEEDASAFAEEARVRSSLVQGSEHSRQRFRGFRYPEAEGPREALSRLRELCRLWLRPEMHSKEQILELLVLEQFLTILPGDLQTWVREQHPESGEEVVVLLEYLERQLDEPMSQVPGLAAGGRCRENTVGAARLSPEPQGLLKMEDVALTLTPGWTQLDSPQVNFFRDERQNCGGLISLGGETQTKIRDLPPDEEHPEQEPGEIPCHLGEALGQISTCEAAGEQEGRLQRKQKNAAGRRRHICHECGKSFAQSSGLSKHRRIHTGEKPYECEECGKAFIGSSALVIHQRVHTGEKPYECEECGKAFSHSSDLIKHQRTHTGEKPYECDDCGKTFSQSCSLLEHHRIHTGEKPYQCNMCGKAFRRNSHLLRHQRIHGDKNVQDPDHGESWESQARMESQEGHIEAPVSYKCNECERSFTQNTGLMEHQKIHTGEKPFQCDACGKGFTRTSYLVQHQRSHIGKKILSQ; from the exons ATGGCCAGAGAATCGAAGGAAAGCTCAGCCCTGGACGCCCAATCTGCAGAGGACCAGATGGGGCTTCTGGTCAtaaaggtggaggaggaagacgCCTCTGCCTTTGCGGAGGAGGCCAGAGTGAGGAGCAGCCTGGTTCAGGGCTCGGAGCACTCCCGCCAGCGCTTCCGGGGCTTCCGCTACCCCGAGGCTGAGGGGCCCCGCGAGGCGCTGAGCCGGCTCCGGGAGCTCTGCCGACTGTGGCTGCGGCCCGAGATGCACAGCAAGGAGCAGATCTTGGAGCTGCTGGTGCTGGAGCAGTTCCTGACCATCCTGCCGGGGGACCTCCAGACCTGGGTGCGGGAGCAGCATCCCGAGAgcggggaggaggtggtggtgctGTTGGAGTATTTGGAGAGGCAGCTGGATGAGCCGATGTCGCAG GTTCCTGGGCTTGCCGCGGGAGGGCGCTGCAGAGAAAACACGGTGGGAGCTGCCAggctctccccagagccccag GGGCTGCTGAAAATGGAAGATGTGGCCCTGACCCTCACTCCTGGGTGGACCCAGCTGGATTCACCTCAGGTGAACTTCTTCAGAGATGAAAGGCAGAACTGTGGCGGCCTGATCTCCCTGG GTGGTGAAACACAGACTAAGATCAGGGACTTGCCTCCAGATGAGGAACATCCAGAACAGGAGCCTGGGGAAATACCGTGCCACCTGGGTGAAGCCCTTGGCCAGATTTCTACATGTGAAGCAGCTGGTGAACAGGAGGGCAGGttacaaagaaagcagaaaaatgccGCTGGGAGGAGACGGCACATTTGTCATGAATGTGGAAAGAGTTTTGCTCAGAGTTCAGGCCTGAGTAAGCACAGGAGaatccacactggggagaaaccctatgaatgtgaGGAGTGTGGCAAAGCCTTCATCGGGAGCTCTGCCCTTGTCATTCATCAGAGGGTCCACACTGGTGAGAAGCCATATGAGTGTGAAGAATGTGGCAAGGCCTTCAGTCACAGCTCAGACCTTATCAAACACCAGAGAActcacactggggagaagccctACGAGTGTGATGACTGTGGGAAGACTTTCAGCCAGAGCTGCAGCCTCCTTGAACACCACAGAATCCACACCGGGGAGAAGCCGTACCAGTGCAACATGTGCGGCAAGGCCTTTAGGCGGAATTCACATCTCCTGAGACACCAGAGGATCCATGGGGATAAAAACGTTCAGGATCCTGACCATGGAGAGAGCTGGGAGAGTCAGGCTAGGATGGAAAGCCAGGAGGGACATATTGAGGCTCCCGTGTCTTATAAATGTAATGAGTGTGAGAGAAGTTTTACTCAGAATACAGGCCTTATGGAACATCAAAAAATCcacactggtgagaaacccttTCAGTGTGATGCATGTGGAAAAGGCTTCACCCGAACTTCGTACCTTGTTCAACATCAGAGAAGTCAcattgggaaaaaaattctgtCACAATGA
- the LOC103566666 gene encoding zinc finger protein with KRAB and SCAN domains 4-like isoform X1 — MARESKESSALDAQSAEDQMGLLVIKVEEEDASAFAEEARVRSSLVQGSEHSRQRFRGFRYPEAEGPREALSRLRELCRLWLRPEMHSKEQILELLVLEQFLTILPGDLQTWVREQHPESGEEVVVLLEYLERQLDEPMSQVPGGDQGQELLCCEMALLAPSQGSQSSQFQPMKALLKHESLGSQPLPDRALQVPGLAAGGRCRENTVGAARLSPEPQGLLKMEDVALTLTPGWTQLDSPQVNFFRDERQNCGGLISLGGETQTKIRDLPPDEEHPEQEPGEIPCHLGEALGQISTCEAAGEQEGRLQRKQKNAAGRRRHICHECGKSFAQSSGLSKHRRIHTGEKPYECEECGKAFIGSSALVIHQRVHTGEKPYECEECGKAFSHSSDLIKHQRTHTGEKPYECDDCGKTFSQSCSLLEHHRIHTGEKPYQCNMCGKAFRRNSHLLRHQRIHGDKNVQDPDHGESWESQARMESQEGHIEAPVSYKCNECERSFTQNTGLMEHQKIHTGEKPFQCDACGKGFTRTSYLVQHQRSHIGKKILSQ; from the exons ATGGCCAGAGAATCGAAGGAAAGCTCAGCCCTGGACGCCCAATCTGCAGAGGACCAGATGGGGCTTCTGGTCAtaaaggtggaggaggaagacgCCTCTGCCTTTGCGGAGGAGGCCAGAGTGAGGAGCAGCCTGGTTCAGGGCTCGGAGCACTCCCGCCAGCGCTTCCGGGGCTTCCGCTACCCCGAGGCTGAGGGGCCCCGCGAGGCGCTGAGCCGGCTCCGGGAGCTCTGCCGACTGTGGCTGCGGCCCGAGATGCACAGCAAGGAGCAGATCTTGGAGCTGCTGGTGCTGGAGCAGTTCCTGACCATCCTGCCGGGGGACCTCCAGACCTGGGTGCGGGAGCAGCATCCCGAGAgcggggaggaggtggtggtgctGTTGGAGTATTTGGAGAGGCAGCTGGATGAGCCGATGTCGCAG GTCCCAGGTGGTGACCAGGGGCAAGAACTGCTCTGTTGCGAGATGGCACTGTTGGCACCATCCCAGGGGTCACAAAGTAGCCAATTCCAGCCAATGAAAGCTCTGCTCAAGCATGAATCTCTGGGATCCCAGCCCTTACCAGACAGAG CTCTCCAGGTTCCTGGGCTTGCCGCGGGAGGGCGCTGCAGAGAAAACACGGTGGGAGCTGCCAggctctccccagagccccag GGGCTGCTGAAAATGGAAGATGTGGCCCTGACCCTCACTCCTGGGTGGACCCAGCTGGATTCACCTCAGGTGAACTTCTTCAGAGATGAAAGGCAGAACTGTGGCGGCCTGATCTCCCTGG GTGGTGAAACACAGACTAAGATCAGGGACTTGCCTCCAGATGAGGAACATCCAGAACAGGAGCCTGGGGAAATACCGTGCCACCTGGGTGAAGCCCTTGGCCAGATTTCTACATGTGAAGCAGCTGGTGAACAGGAGGGCAGGttacaaagaaagcagaaaaatgccGCTGGGAGGAGACGGCACATTTGTCATGAATGTGGAAAGAGTTTTGCTCAGAGTTCAGGCCTGAGTAAGCACAGGAGaatccacactggggagaaaccctatgaatgtgaGGAGTGTGGCAAAGCCTTCATCGGGAGCTCTGCCCTTGTCATTCATCAGAGGGTCCACACTGGTGAGAAGCCATATGAGTGTGAAGAATGTGGCAAGGCCTTCAGTCACAGCTCAGACCTTATCAAACACCAGAGAActcacactggggagaagccctACGAGTGTGATGACTGTGGGAAGACTTTCAGCCAGAGCTGCAGCCTCCTTGAACACCACAGAATCCACACCGGGGAGAAGCCGTACCAGTGCAACATGTGCGGCAAGGCCTTTAGGCGGAATTCACATCTCCTGAGACACCAGAGGATCCATGGGGATAAAAACGTTCAGGATCCTGACCATGGAGAGAGCTGGGAGAGTCAGGCTAGGATGGAAAGCCAGGAGGGACATATTGAGGCTCCCGTGTCTTATAAATGTAATGAGTGTGAGAGAAGTTTTACTCAGAATACAGGCCTTATGGAACATCAAAAAATCcacactggtgagaaacccttTCAGTGTGATGCATGTGGAAAAGGCTTCACCCGAACTTCGTACCTTGTTCAACATCAGAGAAGTCAcattgggaaaaaaattctgtCACAATGA